One Saccharomycodes ludwigii strain NBRC 1722 chromosome VI, whole genome shotgun sequence DNA segment encodes these proteins:
- the MHP1 gene encoding Mhp1p (similar to Saccharomyces cerevisiae YJL042W | MHP1 | MAP-Homologous Protein) encodes MSNNTEKRKKELLNEIGDKLNVDWLLREKSSDIGIHHHPYHNTNDDKTKTSATHSYQSNNNSSVDEKPTSHISSKDSNEIPTTLENKDVNENYNSNRLYRNDTRLDNFSPFDYNLANIAKHNDNNIDAVPLRRTKSLSVNSAGHTERVPYNIAPVPPTTKKRGFFRSLFSRHNKEHEHEHEHEHEHEHQQEERKSPVPSMSNRSRSNSINKMNSSKYSENKNISKSHDTASIKKFDPPVTGSNNGPNNVGSTRLYKARTTGSVSLNDVDPRLEEFLQYYKARNMKKLKEEENEETSNNDNINVKKLKATFQLNPKDNTSNKFRNKKSNVVDAKGRPIPPHPDKPKLPPAINRKYYISNTSSDSSIGENSSTDHYHHHHHPHHHQNHSPHGYDHHDIRNNNSARSDSNISTGSGNRLTNRLSRTLSGRSNSNNSNLNSGSAKTTSGTSKFGSFLRRVTSHIEEEDEDDNDAGSGQKRKQRKESQHHASTADSNSDDDYDDYSDYSDYSISSSSSDSSLSDEDNENDSTSSNLILKEGLPPGLETVKPLKKVSFAINTFFNDPPQQICSRNPRKGEVEIKPDGSVVIHRLTPEEKRKIMETATCGIVIGGTGPLKLLDDEDVDAQKVNPKKLEEKAPESIHEKADVPSPTTVNTTPTTTANNNNKTRKSADAKEEEEEEEVGVSKTASAVKIDKPILTRRAGSAVSMASFLSSGGDDDDDNCFVYPPRNLKIANDILYTRCCHLREILPIPSIMRQIVKGSTDPIPMLQMRNPRPSMIEILSFSDFISIAPVLCISLDGIFLSCEMFRIILASLQYKQNFEKLSLRNTPLDEEGWKNLCYFISKSRSLKCINLTMVPGARVNVQKPSRSSLKSNIVRMQCNMNNRSDRNWNLLTASIAGNKSHIEEIILSGARMSSLEEFKNFIEVACIYTKRLGLAYNDLTFDQCSALAKWLGQSRVTGLDVGYNNLFGKLSPFIDVILTKIKNKKTNEFKYLSLNSTELAVGEKDTSKDSEVIKLLNALCYCDNLKFLDLSNNPKLFPYGTHFLTESLPVCVSLVRLHLDYNDMDPASIIAIAEVVPICRTLSYLSLIGNKLTPICCSALANAARKSNSLMNLDLDYDDVPSSVRQKMSVYTLRNTELQVKKMKVKNASGSTYEYATDTVSKLQEELNHLLAKGDLSDDEAYNKTASEVISKITNIRNGLQNVIENLFKLRMTNELNTEGKETLIRLCFIDSSLEKGAELLSDKLKNTFTDTKASAGNNASIPDTSKSIFLHTMEEVKKGHEHSLPVLTENDSSVSMRKQGTDSSTGLRASSKFNSHLNLFPFQNSSGTNSPTLQTFEPDEAVHFDGDANNSSQIALDQLREEGSILKKTTALMKTMKGTSWSDEISQSLNSASDSISSTDIKQFILTHDVGKVIDLLNQLKKEGVDYKELFKKNGNSSNNEGTELTSQNGTNKGSPNDSTTSNPSSVANKVSLPTNTSTDASIHVNTDTSTNVNTDATTDVSADTNANSNTNSNANANTNSNINSNDNLTTGDSNTHLKTNSVAGLDAILKEDRSKYHDSNSDEDSVITTDDEERDAKDTQDNTDFDKAYDQVLDKIERVRTNNN; translated from the coding sequence atgtctaataatactgaaaaaagaaagaaagaattgCTAAATGAAATTGGGGATAAATTAAACGTTGATTGGCTTTTAAGAGAAAAATCAAGCGATATAGGCATACATCATCATCCTTATCATAACACCAATGATGACAAAACCAAGACTTCCGCCACTCACAGTTACcaatctaataataattcatcaGTTGATGAGAAACCCACTTCCCATATTTCTAGTAAAGACTCGAACGAGATTCCTACTacattagaaaataaagatgtGAATGAGAAttataatagtaataggTTATATAGAAATGATACAAGGTTAGATAATTTTTCACCATTTGATTATAATTTGGCAAATATCGCTAAacataatgataataacattgATGCCGTCCCATTAAGAAGAACTAAGTCTTTATCTGTTAATTCTGCTGGCCATACTGAGAGGGTTCCCTATAATATAGCGCCGGTGCCTCCTACTACAAAAAAGAGAGGTTTTTTTAGAAGTTTATTTAGTAGACACAACAAGGAACATGAACATGAACATGAACATGAACATGAACACGAACATCAACAAGAAGAACGGAAATCCCCCGTACCATCCATGTCTAATAGAAGCAGATCTAACAgcattaataaaatgaacTCTTCAAAATATTCTGAAAACAAGAACATTAGTAAATCACATGATACGGCTTCAATCAAGAAATTTGACCCACCTGTAACTGGAAGCAACAATGGTCCTAATAATGTTGGCTCGACAAGATTGTACAAAGCGAGAACCACTGGTTCTGTTTCATTGAATGACGTTGATCCCAGGTTAGAAGAATTTTTACAATATTATAAAGCTagaaatatgaaaaaattaaaagaggaggaaaatgaagaaacaagcaacaatgataatattaatgttaAGAAACTTAAAGCTACTTTTCAACTAAATCCAAAGGATAATACTAGTAACAAGTTtcgtaataaaaaatccaATGTTGTAGATGCCAAAGGAAGGCCTATTCCACCGCATCCAGATAAACCTAAATTACCACCAGCTATTAacagaaaatattatatttccAATACTAGTAGTGATAGTAGCATAGGGGAAAATTCTTCGACagatcattatcatcatcatcatcacccTCACCACCATCAGAACCATAGTCCTCATGGTTATGATCATCATGATATTAGAAACAATAACAGTGCTCGTAGTGATAGCAACATATCCACCGGTAGTGGTAATAGATTAACAAACAGATTATCCAGAACATTGTCTGGTAgaagtaatagtaataactCTAACCTCAACAGTGGCTCAGCTAAGACAACCAGCGGTACATCCAAGTTTGGTTCATTTTTAAGGAGAGTTACTTCTCATATAGAAGAGGAAGACGAAGACGATAATGATGCCGGTAGTGGCcagaaaagaaaacaaagaaaagagtCGCAGCACCATGCTAGTACCGCTGATTCTAATTCAGATGACGATTATGACGATTATAGCGACTATAGTGACTACTCAATTTCTTCCTCATCTTCAGACAGTTCTTTATCTGATGAggataatgaaaatgatagCACCAGCAGTAATCTCATACTTAAGGAGGGACTACCACCTGGTTTAGAAACGGTTAAACCATTAAAGAAAGTTTCATTTGCCATAAATACCTTTTTCAACGATCCACCTCAACAAATTTGTAGCAGAAACCCCAGAAAGGGCGAAGTGGAAATAAAACCTGATGGTAGCGTTGTTATTCATAGATTGACTCCAGAGGAAAAACGCAAGATTATGGAAACCGCCACTTGCggtattgttattggtgGTACTGGTCCTTTGAAATTGTTAGATGATGAGGACGTTGATGCTCAAAAGGtgaatccaaaaaaattggagGAAAAAGCTCCTGAATCAATTCATGAGAAAGCAGATGTGCCATCTCCAACAACGGTTAATACAACGCCTACCACCactgctaataataataacaagaCTCGTAAAAGTGCCGATGctaaagaagaagaggaagaagaggaagtaGGTGTTTCCAAAACAGCTTCTGCAGTTAAGATTGATAAACCAATATTGACTAGACGTGCTGGCTCAGCTGTTTCTATGGcatcatttttatctaGCGGCGgcgatgatgatgatgataattgCTTTGTTTATCCTCCACGCAATTTGAAGATAGcaaatgatattttatatactaGATGTTGTCATCTACGTGAAATTCTACCCATACCGTCTATCATGAGACAGATTGTCAAAGGTAGTACTGATCCAATCCCGATGTTGCAAATGAGAAACCCTCGACCATCGATGATAgaaattttatcatttagtgattttattagtattgCCCCAGTTTTATGTATTTCGCTagatggtatttttttaagttgTGAAATGTTCAGGATTATTTTAGCCTCATTACAGtataaacaaaactttGAGAAACTTTCACTAAGAAATACTCCATTAGATGAAGAAGGTTGGAAGAAtttatgttattttatttcgaAAAGTAGATCTTTGAAATGTATTAACTTGACCATGGTACCTGGTGCTCGTGTTAATGTACAAAAACCTTCTAGATCCTCTTTGAAATCCAACATAGTTAGGATGCAATGTAATATGAATAACAGGAGTGACCGTAATTGGAACTTGTTAACGGCAAGCATTGCTGGCAACAAATCGCACATAGaggaaattattttatccGGTGCCAGAATGAGTTCGCTAGaggaatttaaaaatttcattGAAGTTGCTTGTATATATACTAAAAGATTAGGTCTAGCTTATAATGATTTAACATTTGATCAATGCTCGGCCCTGGCTAAATGGTTAGGTCAGTCTAGAGTTACTGGACTAGATGTTGGTTATAACAACCTATTTGGCAAGTTGTCCCCTTTCATTGACGTCATTTTGACTAAGatcaaaaataagaaaacaAACGAATTTAAATATCTATCCTTGAACTCTACGGAATTGGCCGTTGGTGAGAAGGATACCAGTAAAGACAGCGAAGTTATTAAACTATTAAATGCGCTATGCTATTGTGAcaatttaaagtttttagaTTTATCCAACAACCCAAAATTATTTCCATACGGCACGCATTTTTTGACTGAAAGTTTACCGGTTTGTGTTAGTTTGGTAAGACTACATTTAGATTATAACGATATGGATCCAGCTTCTATAATTGCTATTGCTGAAGTTGTTCCCATATGTCGTACGTTAAGTTATTTGTCTTTGATTGGAAATAAATTAACTCCGATTTGTTGTTCTGCGCTAGCCAATGCAGCACGAAAGAGCAATTCCTTGATGAATTTGGATTTGGATTATGATGATGTGCCAAGTTCTGTAAGACAAAAGATGTCAGTTTATACTCTAAGAAACACGGAATTGCAAGTTAAGAAAATGAAGGTTAAAAATGCTTCTGGTTCAACTTACGAATATGCGACAGACACTGTTTCCAAACTACAAGAAGAATTAAACCATTTGTTAGCGAAAGGTGATCTCTCCGACGATGAAGCTTATAATAAAACAGCCAGTGAAGTTATCAGCAAAATAACCAACATTAGGAATGGGCTACAAAATGTTATTGAGAATTTGTTTAAATTAAGAATGACTAATGAATTAAATACTGAGGGCAAAGAGACATTGATTAGGCTATGCTTTATTGATTCATCCTTGGAAAAAGGTGCAGAATTGTTGTCAGACAAGCTAAAGAATACTTTCACTGACACTAAGGCTTCCGCTGGTAATAATGCCAGTATTCCTGATACTTCTAAGTCAATCTTCTTGCACACTATGGAGGAAGTTAAAAAGGGCCACGAACATTCTTTACCGGTGTTAACTGAAAATGATAGCAGTGTTTCAATGCGGAAACAAGGTACTGACTCTAGTACAGGTTTGAGAGCCTCATCCAAATTTAACTCACATCTCAATTTGTTTCCTTTTCAAAATTCATCCGGAACCAATTCTCCAACTTTGCAAACATTTGAACCAGACGAAGCAGTACATTTTGACGGGGATGCCAACAACAGTTCTCAAATTGCCTTAGATCAACTAAGGGAAGAGGGTAGCATTTTGAAGAAAACTACTGCGTTGATGAAAACTATGAAGGGGACTTCATGGTCAGATGAAATTAGTCAAAGCTTGAACAGCGCTTCCGATAGCATATCTTCTACTGACATCAAACAATTTATCTTGACACATGATGTGGGAAAGGTGATCGATTTGTTGaatcaattgaaaaaagaaggtgTAGACTACAAAGAGTTGTTTAAAAAGAACGGAAATTCAAGTAATAATGAGGGGACCGAATTAACTAGTCAAAATGGTACCAACAAGGGAAGTCCAAATGACAGTACAACCAGTAATCCATCCAGTGTTGCGAATAAAGTAAGTTTGCCTACCAATACTAGCACCGATGCCAGTATTCATGTCAATACCGATACCAGTACCAATGTTAATACCGATGCTACTACTGATGTTAGTGCCGATACTAATGCCAATTCTAATACCAATTCTAATGCTAATGCTAATACTAattctaatattaattCTAATGACAATCTTACTACTGGAGATAGTAACACACATCTTAAAACTAATTCTGTTGCTGGATTGGATGCAATTTTGAAAGAAGACAGATCTAAATATCACGACTCAAATAGTGATGAGGACAGCGTTATTACTACTGACGATGAAGAACGGGATGCAAAAGACACACAAGACAACACTGATTTTGATAAAGCTTATGATCAAGTGCTAGACAAAATTGAAAGGGTCAGGACCAATAATAACTGA
- a CDS encoding uncharacterized protein (similar to Saccharomyces cerevisiae YNL145W | MFA2 | Mating Factor A) encodes MQPTSVSVSISNKDKKSAEKKDNFGVKGVWVDPQCVIA; translated from the coding sequence atgcaaCCAACCTCTGTTTCTGTTTCCATTTCCaataaagacaaaaaatcagccgaaaaaaaggataactTTGGAGTGAAGGGCGTCTGGGTTGACCCACAATGTGTCATTGCTTAA
- the NSP1 gene encoding FG-nucleoporin NSP1 (similar to Saccharomyces cerevisiae YJL041W | NSP1 | NucleoSkeletal-like Protein), whose translation MSGSPFTFNLNQPNNNNNNNNDNNKGTFSFGQTGTSSGNSTAPSFSFGLNDKNNSGTNSTLPAFGQSATTASKPLFGQSGSTQTFSFGGANSINPTANSSNGNDVKTPFTFGGLNSATSNGASEKPTFGFGSNTGDKPGLSFGINNSNTISTTNTENKLPIFGAGTTVTSKTAPSSNASAGSVLNNNTQSTETAKPTAFNGADANTGETKNAFFSSDNNLSLTNNSGATESATSKPQFSFGTESTEKKDGKPAVSFGTNPNTVTETKAPVFSLGNATTTSLTNKPAFSFGATTNAIATKTGEQKDDTKPAFSFGATTTEEKKDKPTFSFGGATNATKTDGKKDSSTTKPAFSFGGATNTANSEDKKDGSTTTAAFSFGGATATAKTDDKKDAPTTTPAFSFGAAKTEEKKDKPLFSFGGATNTTNSEDKKDGAATKPTFSFGGATTTAKTDDKKDSSTTKPAFSFGGATNTAKTDDKKDSSTTKPAFSFGGATNSSNISNDNNKKENAPIANMNSNSANNMTDNKNGPKEVNLPSTKTKTVDVPPITLDNKTLDDLVSRWSSQLSTSSAHFEEYTKRVNEWDQVLVQGADQISKLYSNTLLAEQTQNKVEQSLQYIERQQADLAITLDNFENRTSSLLSDLSLPTTTTTTTTTTDSNTTGTDDERRKQAYQTALQLDENLDTLSTNLSSLIEQINEVSDKFNKVSNINSSNQEESTEIIKLLNSHLKALRALDTNSNVLESKLKAFNK comes from the coding sequence ATGAGTGGGTCTccttttacttttaatcTTAACCAaccaaacaataataataataataataacgataataacaaaGGTACTTTTTCATTTGGCCAGACGGGAACATCTAGTGGTAACTCAACTGCGccttcattttcatttggaTTAAAcgacaaaaataatagtggtACTAATAGTACATTACCTGCCTTTGGTCAATCTGCTACAACTGCCTCCAAACCACTATTTGGCCAATCTGGTTCCACACAGACTTTTTCCTTTGGTGGTGCTAATAGTATAAATCCAACGGCAAATTCTTCCAATGGTAATGATGTGAAAACCCCCTTTACATTTGGTGGCCTAAATAGTGCTACATCCAATGGTGCTTCTGAAAAACCTACTTTCGGTTTCGGATCAAATACCGGTGATAAACCAGGACTTTCTTTTGGAATTAATAACTCTAATACCATTTCGACAACAAACACCGAAAATAAGCTACCAATCTTTGGTGCAGGCACTACTGTTACAAGTAAAACCGCTCCTTCTTCAAATGCTTCAGCTGGCTCTGtattaaacaataatacaCAATCTACCGAGACTGCCAAACCAACGGCTTTTAATGGAGCCGATGCTAATACCGGTGAAACGAAGAAtgcctttttttcatcagACAACAATTTGAGTCTTACAAATAATTCTGGGGCAACGGAAAGTGCCACTTCTAAACCTCAGTTTTCATTCGGTACTGAATCCactgaaaaaaaggatGGTAAACCTGCGGTTTCATTTGGTACTAATCCGAACACCGTTACGGAAACCAAAGCACCGGTGTTTTCCTTGGGTAATGCTACAACTACTTCCTTAACAAATAAACCGGCGTTTTCATTTGGCGCTACTACTAATGCTATCGCGACCAAGACTGGAGAACAAAAGGATGATACAAAACCAGCTTTTTCATTTGGTGCTACTACGAccgaagaaaaaaaggacaaaccaacattttcatttggTGGTGCTACTAATGCTACCAAAACCGATGGCAAGAAAGATAGCTCAACAACAAAACCAGCTTTTTCGTTTGGTGGAGCTACTAATACTGCAAATTCTGAGGACAAGAAGGATGgctcaacaacaacagcagcTTTTTCATTTGGCGGTGCCACTGCTACTGCCAAAACCGATGACAAGAAGGATGCtccaacaacaacaccaGCTTTTTCATTTGGTGCTGCCAAAactgaagaaaaaaaggacaaGCCATTGTTTTCATTTGGTGGTGCTACTAATACTACAAATTCCGAGGACAAGAAAGATGGAGCAGCAACGAAACcaactttttcatttgGCGGTGCCACTACTACTGCCAAAACCGATGACAAGAAAGATAGCTCAACAACAAAACCAGCTTTTTCGTTTGGTGGAGCCACTAATACTGCCAAAACCGATGACAAGAAAGATAGCTCAACAACAAAACCAGCTTTTTCATTTGGCGGTGCCACTAATAGCAGCAACATATCtaatgataacaataagaaagaaaatgcTCCTATTGCTAATATGAATTCTAATTCTGCAAATAATATGACCGACAATAAGAATGGTCCTAAAGAGGTCAATTTACCTTCtaccaaaacaaaaacagtTGATGTTCCACCAATTACGTTAGACAATAAAACACTAGATGATTTAGTTTCTAGATGGTCTTCTCAACTATCCACTTCGTCTGCTCATTTTGAGGAGTACACCAAAAGAGTTAATGAATGGGACCAGGTTTTAGTTCAAGGCGCCGATCAAATAAGTAAATTATATTCTAACACTTTATTGGCAGAACAAACTCAAAATAAGGTTGAACAATCATTACAATATATTGAAAGACAACAAGCAGATTTAGCAATAACTTTAGATAATTTTGAGAACAGAACTTCATCCCTATTATCTGATTTATCATTGCCtactaccaccaccactaccaccaccaccaccgATTCTAATACAACGGGCACTGATGATGAAAGGAGAAAACAAGCTTACCAGACTGCTCTGCAATTAGATGAAAACCTAGATACTTTATCAACTAATCTTTCCTCACTAATTGAACAAATCAATGAAGTAAGCgacaaatttaataaagtttcCAATATTAATTCTTCTAACCAGGAAGAATCAAcagaaattattaaattgttaaatTCGCACCTTAAGGCTTTAAGAGCCCTAGATACAAATTCTAATGTTTTAGAATCCAAATTAAAAgcatttaataaataa